One Micromonospora sp. WMMD1120 genomic region harbors:
- a CDS encoding MFS transporter has protein sequence MPSYSRSERSLLGRTVGTAIRAVRLLLRGSVGSGRWVTRSAGRARARGAGGEVGMVRLFDLHALSCAGDTLIAIGLAGTIFFNVPLGEARSKVALYLLVTMVPFAMLAPVVGPLLDHFRHGRRYALAATMLGRAFLAWLISDYIHGFGLYPAAFGVLALSRAYGVARSAAVPRLLPEGLGLSQVGARASVYGTVAGALVAPIGLAAFWFGPQWPLRVASVIFLVGMVISLRLPPKADSEPPERVPRPLRALGRRGGDRPLGRGRPAGRLVIATLIGAATSRALYGFLLLFLAFAIKKGDLTTVVFGRDLGAEWALGVVGGALAVGTFLATAIGTRLRIHRPTAIQSSSSIIVAGVGVLAVIQFSLAMVALLCLVAALVSGIAKLAVDASIQERIPERLRASSFAHSETVLMLAFVAGGGLGLVPFNGRMGIAVAAAVGVLAAIRGVLIAARLRGEKLAGRPLGDDELAEAEAADEPGDPAPTSPAPAQAGARQYDDPSPAPPGYHIYRPSSSVGGPGGAADEDTRRESPGSVS, from the coding sequence ATGCCGTCGTACTCCCGCTCCGAGCGATCCCTCCTCGGGCGGACCGTCGGCACCGCCATCCGTGCCGTCCGCCTGCTGCTGCGTGGTTCGGTGGGCAGCGGCCGCTGGGTGACCCGTAGCGCCGGTCGGGCCCGCGCCCGGGGCGCCGGCGGCGAGGTCGGCATGGTGCGCCTGTTCGATCTGCACGCGCTCTCCTGCGCCGGGGACACGCTGATCGCCATCGGGCTGGCCGGGACGATCTTCTTCAACGTGCCGCTCGGCGAGGCCCGCAGCAAGGTAGCGCTCTACCTGCTGGTGACCATGGTGCCGTTCGCGATGCTCGCCCCCGTGGTGGGCCCGCTGCTGGACCACTTCCGGCACGGCCGGCGGTACGCTCTGGCCGCCACGATGCTGGGCCGCGCCTTCCTGGCCTGGTTGATCTCCGACTACATCCACGGTTTCGGGCTCTATCCCGCCGCGTTCGGGGTGCTCGCGCTGTCCCGGGCGTACGGCGTGGCCCGCTCAGCGGCGGTGCCCCGGCTCCTTCCGGAGGGCCTCGGCCTGTCCCAGGTGGGTGCCCGAGCCAGCGTGTACGGCACTGTCGCGGGCGCGCTGGTGGCACCGATCGGCTTGGCCGCGTTCTGGTTCGGGCCGCAGTGGCCGTTGCGCGTAGCGTCGGTGATCTTCCTGGTCGGCATGGTGATCTCGCTGAGGCTGCCACCGAAGGCCGACTCGGAGCCGCCGGAGCGGGTCCCCCGACCGCTGCGCGCGCTGGGCCGCCGCGGCGGTGACCGACCTCTGGGCCGTGGCCGTCCGGCCGGTCGGCTGGTCATCGCCACCCTGATCGGTGCCGCGACGTCCCGCGCCCTGTACGGCTTCCTGCTGCTCTTCCTCGCCTTCGCCATCAAGAAGGGCGACCTCACCACTGTGGTGTTCGGCCGGGACCTGGGCGCCGAGTGGGCGCTGGGTGTGGTCGGCGGGGCGCTCGCGGTCGGCACCTTCCTGGCCACCGCCATCGGCACCCGGCTGCGGATCCACCGGCCGACCGCCATCCAGTCCAGCAGCTCGATCATCGTGGCCGGGGTGGGGGTGCTCGCCGTCATCCAGTTCTCGCTGGCGATGGTCGCCCTGCTCTGCCTTGTCGCCGCCCTGGTCAGCGGCATCGCGAAGCTGGCCGTGGACGCCTCCATCCAGGAGCGCATCCCGGAGCGGCTGCGCGCCAGCTCCTTCGCCCACTCCGAGACGGTGCTGATGCTCGCCTTCGTTGCCGGTGGTGGGCTCGGGCTGGTGCCGTTCAACGGTCGGATGGGCATCGCCGTCGCCGCCGCTGTCGGGGTGTTGGCCGCGATCCGGGGTGTGTTGATCGCAGCCCGGCTACGCGGCGAGAAGCTTGCCGGCCGACCCCTCGGCGACGACGAGTTGGCCGAGGCCGAGGCGGCGGACGAGCCCGGAGACCCGGCCCCCACCTCGCCCGCACCGGCCCAGGCCGGCGCACGACAGTACGACGACCCGAGCCCGGCGCCACCCGGTTACCACATCTACCGTCCGTCCTCGTCTGTCGGCGGCCCGGGTGGGGCGGCGGACGAGGACACCCGCCGGGAGTCCCCCGGCTCAGTGTCGTGA
- a CDS encoding DUF3027 domain-containing protein: MGNNGGVTRPASTRAARLDQVCAAAVEVARAGITEVDADDVGDHLQVVAEGDRLVTHYFECLLAGYRGWRWAVTVTRVPRSKTVTICETVLLPGPDALLAPGWLPWQDRLKPGDLGPGDLLPTSPDDDRLVPGYLLSDDPAVEETAWELGLGRARVLSREGRIDTAQRWYDGDHGPAAPISTAAPASARCGTCGFYLPLAGAMRQAFGACGNFYAPDDGRVVSADHGCGAHSETLIEAAETAVEELPTVYDDSAVEAMSVSRAPGSVEATEPAEPYGHS; this comes from the coding sequence ATGGGGAACAATGGTGGGGTGACCAGGCCCGCCTCCACCCGCGCCGCCCGTCTCGACCAGGTCTGCGCCGCCGCCGTCGAGGTGGCCCGCGCCGGCATCACCGAGGTGGACGCCGACGACGTCGGCGATCACCTGCAGGTGGTGGCCGAGGGCGATCGGCTGGTCACCCACTACTTCGAATGCCTTCTCGCCGGTTACCGCGGCTGGCGGTGGGCGGTCACCGTCACCCGGGTGCCGCGGAGCAAGACGGTGACCATCTGCGAGACGGTGCTGTTGCCCGGCCCGGACGCGCTGCTCGCGCCCGGCTGGCTGCCCTGGCAGGACCGGCTCAAGCCGGGCGACCTGGGCCCCGGTGACCTGCTGCCGACGTCGCCGGACGACGACCGGCTGGTCCCCGGCTACCTGCTCTCCGACGACCCGGCGGTCGAGGAGACGGCCTGGGAGCTGGGCCTGGGGCGAGCGCGGGTGCTCTCCCGGGAGGGTCGCATCGACACCGCGCAGCGCTGGTACGACGGTGACCACGGGCCGGCCGCGCCGATCTCGACCGCCGCGCCGGCCTCCGCCCGCTGCGGCACCTGCGGCTTCTACCTGCCGTTGGCCGGCGCGATGCGCCAGGCGTTCGGGGCGTGCGGCAACTTCTACGCCCCCGACGACGGCCGCGTGGTGAGCGCCGACCACGGGTGCGGCGCCCACTCCGAGACCCTGATCGAGGCGGCCGAGACCGCTGTGGAGGAGCTACCCACCGTGTACGACGACAGCGCCGTGGAGGCGATGTCGGTCAGTCGGGCGCCGGGTTCCGTCGAGGCCACCGAGCCGGCGGAGCCGTACGGGCACTCCTGA
- a CDS encoding DUF2530 domain-containing protein, giving the protein MPDEQPPRPAPLDPPMVPFALAGLVAWAVAGLVLLIFFRDWLTDNGHQNWLWTCLAGFLWGFPGLAVMMRHDANRRRRRAR; this is encoded by the coding sequence ATGCCGGACGAGCAGCCACCGCGGCCCGCGCCACTGGACCCGCCGATGGTGCCGTTCGCCCTCGCCGGATTGGTCGCGTGGGCGGTCGCCGGGCTGGTCCTGCTGATCTTCTTCCGGGACTGGCTGACCGACAACGGTCACCAGAACTGGCTCTGGACCTGTCTCGCCGGGTTCCTCTGGGGCTTCCCCGGGCTGGCCGTCATGATGCGGCACGACGCCAACCGACGCCGCCGCCGCGCGCGCTGA
- a CDS encoding NCS2 family permease has product MAVAPPENGTPPDPAHPRNGFDRFFEISARGSTLSREVRGGLATFFTMAYIVVLNPLILGGAVDGDGKTLPIPALAAATALVAGLMTILMGVVGRFPLALAAGLGVNALVAYEIAPEMTWADAMGLVVIEGVIIAVLVLTGLRTAVFRSVPTQLKTAIGVGIGLFLTIIGLVDAGFVRRLPDAANTTVPVGLGIGGKLVSWPLLVFVVGLLITLVLVVRRVKGAILIGILASTVLAVIVEAIGNIGPSFVDGKPNPKGWALNVPELPKTVVDLPDLSLLGKFNVLDSWGRAGWVVVLMFVFTLLITDFFDTMGTMVAVGQEGGLLDEKGTPPRAKEILLVDSIAAAAGGAASTSSNTSYIESAAGVAEGARTGVANLVTGVLFLLAMFLAPLVVVVPFEAASTALVVVGFLMMTAVRTIDWSDYEIAIPAFLTIVLMPFTYSISNGIGAGLITFVVVKLARGKAREIHPLLYGVAALFVLYFLRGPIESVVL; this is encoded by the coding sequence ATGGCAGTAGCGCCGCCCGAGAACGGCACACCTCCCGACCCCGCTCACCCGCGTAACGGCTTCGACCGGTTCTTCGAGATCTCCGCCCGTGGCTCGACGCTGAGCCGTGAGGTACGCGGTGGTCTCGCGACCTTCTTCACGATGGCGTACATCGTGGTGCTCAACCCGCTGATCCTGGGTGGCGCCGTCGACGGGGACGGCAAGACCCTTCCGATTCCCGCGCTGGCCGCCGCCACCGCGCTGGTCGCCGGCCTGATGACCATCCTGATGGGCGTGGTCGGCCGGTTCCCGCTGGCGCTGGCCGCCGGCCTGGGCGTGAACGCCCTGGTGGCGTACGAGATCGCGCCCGAGATGACCTGGGCCGACGCGATGGGCCTGGTGGTGATCGAGGGTGTGATCATCGCGGTCCTGGTGCTGACCGGCCTGCGGACGGCGGTGTTCCGCTCGGTGCCGACCCAGCTGAAGACCGCCATCGGCGTCGGTATCGGCCTCTTCCTGACCATCATCGGTCTGGTGGACGCGGGCTTCGTCAGGCGTCTCCCGGACGCCGCCAACACCACGGTCCCGGTCGGCCTGGGCATCGGCGGCAAGCTGGTGAGCTGGCCGCTGCTGGTCTTCGTGGTGGGCCTGCTGATCACGCTGGTGCTGGTGGTGCGCCGGGTGAAGGGCGCGATCCTGATCGGCATCCTCGCCTCCACGGTGCTCGCCGTGATCGTGGAGGCGATCGGCAACATCGGTCCCTCCTTCGTCGACGGCAAACCCAACCCGAAGGGCTGGGCGCTGAACGTGCCGGAGTTGCCGAAGACGGTGGTGGACCTGCCGGACCTGTCGCTGCTCGGCAAGTTCAACGTGCTCGACTCGTGGGGCCGGGCCGGCTGGGTCGTCGTGCTGATGTTCGTCTTCACGTTGTTGATCACCGACTTCTTCGACACCATGGGCACGATGGTCGCCGTCGGTCAGGAGGGTGGCCTGCTGGACGAGAAGGGCACTCCGCCGAGGGCGAAGGAGATCCTGCTCGTCGACTCGATCGCCGCGGCGGCCGGCGGTGCGGCCAGCACCTCCAGCAACACGTCGTACATCGAGAGCGCCGCAGGCGTCGCGGAGGGCGCGCGGACCGGGGTGGCCAACCTGGTCACCGGCGTGCTCTTCCTGCTCGCGATGTTCCTGGCGCCGCTGGTGGTCGTCGTGCCGTTCGAGGCGGCCTCGACGGCCCTGGTGGTGGTCGGCTTCCTGATGATGACGGCGGTGCGGACGATCGACTGGTCCGACTACGAGATCGCCATCCCGGCGTTCCTCACCATCGTGCTGATGCCGTTCACCTACTCGATCTCCAACGGGATCGGCGCCGGCCTGATCACCTTCGTGGTGGTCAAGCTGGCCCGGGGCAAGGCTCGGGAGATCCACCCGCTGCTGTACGGGGTGGCCGCCCTGTTCGTGCTGTACTTCCTGCGCGGGCCGATCGAGTCAGTGGTTCTCTGA
- a CDS encoding MarR family transcriptional regulator: MTERTVTAKRVPPAQLAPQLRDAITRLNRRVRQARPVGDLTVTQVSALTSLRLAGAMTPRELADVERVQPPTMTKIIGKLEDRGLVRRTPHPTDGRQVILAATEGAQAVLDQFERARDEWLAHRLAALDEDERETLRRAAEILQQLARA; the protein is encoded by the coding sequence GTGACGGAGCGGACGGTGACGGCGAAACGCGTGCCACCGGCGCAGCTGGCTCCCCAGCTGCGTGATGCGATCACCCGACTCAACCGGCGGGTCCGCCAGGCCCGGCCGGTCGGCGACCTCACGGTCACCCAGGTCTCCGCGCTCACCAGCCTGCGGCTGGCGGGCGCGATGACACCCCGGGAACTGGCCGACGTGGAGCGGGTGCAGCCGCCGACGATGACGAAGATCATCGGGAAGTTGGAGGACCGTGGCCTCGTGCGACGGACACCCCACCCGACCGACGGGCGACAGGTCATCCTCGCGGCGACCGAGGGAGCGCAGGCCGTGCTCGACCAGTTCGAGCGGGCCCGCGACGAGTGGCTGGCCCACCGGCTGGCCGCCCTGGACGAGGACGAACGGGAGACCCTGCGGAGGGCCGCCGAGATTCTCCAGCAGCTCGCTCGCGCCTGA
- a CDS encoding MFS transporter → MQAKLSTMFQSLQVRNYRLFASGQLIKLVGVWMMFIAQDWLVLDLSDNSATALGVVTACQFTPVLLLTLFSGRLADRYDKRVLLFAANSLWSLLALGMSVLVLTDLVQLWHVFAFAALLGTANAVETPVRQAFVSELVGTPLLPNALSLNAAVFNSARIVGPAVAGLAIAAFDVGPVFLFTALSSVAPLVNVVRMRTAELHRDALPPRDERASARVVDGLRYVWRRPDLLLPMAVMSVIGMSLFNFQLTLAALAKTVFNTGAASFGLFSTALAVGALGGALSGTGRRSRPSVWLVLGAAIACASFGTLVGFAGTYWLVVALLVPTGFFMVFFAQAANQRVQLGVDAAFRGRVMALWVLVFLGTNPVGAPLIGWVAEHFGAGASIWMGGLISLAAALVALTWELRRSGARLRFRVLPMPRFYVTSTDC, encoded by the coding sequence GTGCAGGCGAAGCTGAGCACGATGTTCCAGTCCTTACAGGTCCGCAACTACCGCCTCTTCGCGTCCGGGCAGTTGATCAAGTTGGTCGGCGTCTGGATGATGTTCATCGCCCAGGACTGGCTCGTCCTCGACCTCTCCGACAACTCGGCCACCGCGCTCGGCGTGGTCACCGCCTGCCAGTTCACCCCGGTGCTGCTGCTCACCCTGTTCTCCGGGCGGCTCGCCGACCGGTACGACAAGCGGGTGCTGCTCTTCGCCGCCAACTCGCTGTGGAGCCTGCTGGCGCTCGGCATGTCGGTGCTGGTCCTCACCGACCTGGTGCAGCTCTGGCACGTCTTCGCCTTCGCCGCGCTGCTCGGCACGGCCAACGCCGTGGAGACCCCGGTCCGTCAGGCGTTCGTCTCCGAGCTGGTCGGCACGCCCCTGCTGCCCAACGCGCTCTCGCTGAACGCCGCGGTGTTCAACTCCGCCCGGATCGTCGGCCCGGCCGTCGCCGGTCTGGCCATCGCCGCGTTCGACGTCGGCCCGGTCTTCCTGTTCACCGCCCTCAGCTCCGTCGCGCCCCTGGTCAACGTGGTCCGGATGCGGACCGCCGAGCTGCACCGCGACGCGCTGCCGCCGCGCGACGAGCGGGCGTCCGCCCGGGTGGTCGACGGCCTGCGGTACGTCTGGCGTCGGCCGGATCTGCTGCTGCCGATGGCGGTCATGTCGGTGATCGGCATGTCGTTGTTCAACTTCCAGCTCACCCTGGCGGCCCTGGCGAAGACCGTGTTCAACACGGGCGCCGCCTCCTTCGGCCTGTTCAGCACCGCGCTCGCCGTCGGCGCGCTCGGCGGCGCGCTCAGCGGCACCGGCCGGCGCAGCCGTCCCTCGGTCTGGCTGGTGCTCGGGGCCGCGATCGCCTGCGCCAGCTTCGGCACCCTGGTCGGCTTCGCCGGGACGTACTGGCTGGTAGTGGCGCTCCTCGTGCCGACCGGCTTCTTCATGGTCTTCTTCGCCCAGGCCGCCAACCAGCGGGTTCAGCTGGGCGTGGACGCGGCGTTCCGGGGACGGGTGATGGCGCTGTGGGTGCTGGTGTTCCTGGGCACCAACCCGGTCGGCGCGCCGCTGATCGGTTGGGTGGCGGAGCACTTCGGCGCCGGTGCCAGTATCTGGATGGGTGGGCTGATCTCGTTGGCCGCCGCGCTGGTCGCGCTCACCTGGGAGCTGCGTCGCTCCGGTGCCCGACTGCGTTTCCGGGTGCTGCCGATGCCGCGCTTCTACGTGACGTCCACCGACTGCTGA
- the thpR gene encoding RNA 2',3'-cyclic phosphodiesterase, whose translation MRLFVAVDPSAVAVDHLGTRLARMRVAAATAAGLDVRLADPADLHVTVAFLGTVGADRLVELESALGLAASWFRAARQGVPRLRLGGGGRFGRDRSTVLWVDLRGDVEALHLLAGQVRTRLRHAGLAYDEKPFRPHLTIARPGDRMTPADIEADRAFLDGYEGPEWSASELLLMRSRPGSRPRYERIAAWAL comes from the coding sequence GTGCGGCTGTTCGTCGCGGTCGACCCGTCCGCTGTGGCCGTCGACCACCTCGGCACGCGACTGGCCCGGATGCGCGTCGCGGCGGCGACCGCCGCCGGCCTCGACGTCCGGCTCGCCGACCCCGCCGACCTGCACGTCACTGTGGCGTTCCTCGGCACGGTCGGTGCCGACCGGCTGGTCGAGTTGGAGAGCGCGCTCGGGCTGGCCGCCTCGTGGTTCCGCGCCGCACGGCAGGGCGTACCCCGGTTGCGTCTCGGCGGCGGTGGACGCTTCGGCCGGGACCGGTCCACAGTGCTCTGGGTGGACCTCCGGGGCGACGTCGAGGCGCTGCACCTGCTGGCCGGGCAGGTCCGGACGCGGCTACGGCACGCCGGCCTGGCGTACGACGAGAAGCCGTTCCGACCGCACCTGACCATCGCCCGGCCGGGTGACCGGATGACCCCGGCCGACATCGAAGCCGATCGGGCCTTCCTGGACGGGTACGAGGGTCCGGAATGGTCGGCGTCCGAGCTGCTGCTGATGCGCAGCCGCCCCGGCTCCCGGCCGCGTTACGAACGGATCGCCGCCTGGGCGCTCTGA
- the sepH gene encoding septation protein SepH, whose product MRPVRFVALSEDGHALVLADEVGRLLALPIDERISGALQAEPGAQPLAAVAPTAADPVPSLSPRDIQARIRSGESAEDVARIAGVPVDRVLRYAGPVLQERAMLAQHARRTRLKGADKPTPLAEVVNGRLSQHGIDTEKISWDAYRRDDGTWRIIATWPSGKATAQAIWDLDKTRQSVTPHDDMAQYLCAERPTPILGQEPAPERGGHALPGPSRGEPSRGGHGLPAASEHPRPGRDPIRAGRDALLASLDRPLGPSSGRGLEPRTPAALAGSDAPRQRPVGGGAAALLGGGQGSAFDDDSDAPKEVPAVPSLAVLRPRRTGAAAAAAGGESTDAAGKPRKRLPSWDDVLFGSGPAARESS is encoded by the coding sequence ATGCGCCCAGTACGCTTCGTCGCCCTCTCCGAGGACGGCCATGCCCTTGTTCTCGCCGACGAGGTCGGGCGGCTGCTCGCCCTGCCGATCGACGAGCGGATCTCCGGCGCGTTGCAGGCCGAGCCCGGCGCACAGCCGCTCGCGGCGGTGGCGCCGACCGCCGCGGACCCGGTCCCCTCACTGTCCCCTCGGGACATCCAGGCCCGCATCCGCTCCGGTGAGTCCGCCGAGGATGTCGCCCGGATCGCCGGCGTTCCGGTCGACCGGGTGCTGCGCTACGCCGGCCCGGTGCTCCAGGAGCGGGCGATGCTGGCCCAGCACGCCCGCCGCACCCGGCTCAAGGGCGCGGACAAGCCGACCCCGCTCGCCGAGGTGGTCAACGGCCGGCTGAGCCAGCACGGGATCGACACCGAGAAGATTTCCTGGGACGCCTACCGGCGCGACGACGGCACCTGGCGGATCATCGCCACCTGGCCCTCGGGCAAGGCCACCGCCCAGGCCATCTGGGATCTCGACAAGACCCGGCAGTCGGTCACGCCGCACGACGACATGGCGCAGTACCTGTGCGCCGAGCGGCCCACGCCGATCCTCGGCCAGGAGCCGGCGCCGGAGCGGGGCGGGCACGCTCTGCCCGGTCCGTCGCGCGGTGAGCCGAGCCGTGGCGGGCACGGGTTGCCGGCGGCCTCCGAGCACCCGCGCCCGGGTCGGGACCCGATCCGGGCCGGCCGGGACGCGCTGCTCGCCTCCCTGGACCGCCCGCTCGGTCCCTCTTCGGGTCGTGGCCTCGAGCCGCGTACCCCGGCTGCTCTCGCCGGGTCGGACGCGCCCCGGCAGCGACCGGTCGGCGGTGGCGCCGCGGCGCTGCTCGGCGGCGGCCAGGGCTCGGCCTTCGACGACGACTCGGACGCGCCCAAGGAGGTGCCGGCCGTGCCGTCGCTGGCGGTGCTGCGACCGCGTCGCACGGGTGCCGCGGCGGCGGCCGCCGGCGGCGAGTCCACCGACGCGGCGGGCAAGCCGCGTAAGCGGCTGCCGAGCTGGGACGACGTGCTGTTCGGCAGCGGCCCGGCCGCGCGCGAATCCTCCTGA
- the serC gene encoding phosphoserine transaminase gives MADAPIIRIPDELKPADGRFGCGPSKVRPAAVSALADVATSYLGTSHRQKTVRDQVARLRSGIAEFFSLPEGYEVVIGNGGTTAFWEVATFGLIRDRAQFASFGEFGAKFAKSVKDAPFLGEPTVRKADAGSAPTLVAESGVDAYATPQNETSTGVAVPISRVAGADEGALLLVDATSGAGGLEVNVGETDVYYFAPQKCFGSDGGLWLALMSPAALDRAAEIKASGRYIPAFLDLVTAIDNSRLEQTYNTPALATIFLAAEQTDWMNAQGGLAWAAKRTAESAAAVYGWAERSAVATPFVTDPALRSNVVATIDFADGVDATAIAKALRANGIVDTEPYRKLGRNQLRVALFPAVEPSDVEALTTSIDYVIERL, from the coding sequence GTGGCTGACGCACCGATCATCCGGATTCCCGATGAGCTCAAGCCCGCCGACGGACGCTTCGGCTGCGGCCCGTCCAAGGTTCGCCCCGCGGCGGTGTCCGCTCTCGCCGACGTCGCCACCTCCTACCTCGGCACCTCGCACCGGCAGAAGACGGTCCGCGACCAGGTCGCCCGACTGCGCTCCGGCATCGCCGAGTTCTTCTCGCTCCCCGAGGGCTACGAGGTCGTGATCGGCAACGGTGGCACCACGGCGTTCTGGGAGGTCGCCACCTTCGGCCTGATCCGGGACCGGGCCCAGTTCGCCAGCTTCGGCGAGTTCGGCGCCAAGTTCGCCAAGTCGGTCAAGGACGCTCCGTTCCTGGGCGAGCCGACGGTGCGCAAGGCCGACGCCGGCAGCGCGCCGACCCTGGTCGCCGAGTCCGGCGTCGACGCGTACGCGACACCGCAGAACGAGACCTCGACCGGTGTGGCCGTCCCGATCAGCCGGGTGGCCGGGGCCGACGAGGGCGCGCTGTTGCTCGTCGACGCCACCTCCGGCGCCGGTGGCCTGGAGGTCAACGTCGGCGAGACCGACGTCTACTACTTCGCGCCACAGAAGTGCTTCGGCTCCGACGGTGGCCTCTGGCTGGCCCTGATGTCGCCGGCCGCGCTGGACCGGGCCGCCGAGATCAAGGCGTCCGGGCGCTACATCCCCGCGTTCCTCGACCTGGTCACCGCCATCGACAACTCGCGGCTGGAGCAGACCTACAACACCCCGGCGCTGGCCACCATCTTCCTGGCCGCCGAGCAGACCGACTGGATGAACGCGCAGGGCGGGTTGGCCTGGGCGGCCAAGCGCACCGCGGAGAGCGCCGCCGCCGTCTACGGCTGGGCGGAGCGGTCCGCCGTGGCCACCCCGTTCGTCACCGACCCGGCGTTGCGCTCCAACGTGGTCGCCACCATCGACTTCGCCGACGGGGTGGACGCCACGGCGATCGCCAAGGCGCTGCGCGCCAACGGCATCGTGGACACCGAGCCCTACCGCAAGCTGGGTCGCAACCAGTTGCGGGTGGCGTTGTTCCCGGCTGTCGAGCCGTCCGACGTCGAGGCGCTGACCACTTCCATCGACTACGTCATCGAGCGACTCTGA
- a CDS encoding citrate synthase 2 encodes MADFKPGLEGVVAFETEIAEPDREGGALRYRGVDIEDLIGQVSFGNVWALLVDGRFGPGLPPAEPFPVPVHSGDIRVDVQSAVAMLAPYWGLNQLLDISDEQAREDLARVSVTALSFVAQSARGLGLPAVPQKEIDKAQTIVERFMKRWRGEPDPRHVKAVDAYFISAAEHGLNASTFTARIVASTGADAAACISSGIGALSGPLHGGAPSRVLSMLEAVERSGDAEGYVKGVLDRGERLMGFGHRVYRAEDPRARVLRRTAKELGAPRFEIAEALEKAALAELQARRPDRVLATNVEFWSAVVLDFAEVPAHMFTSMFTCARMGGWSAHILEQKRLQRLVRPSARYVGPETRKPSDVEGWAAIPHGV; translated from the coding sequence ATGGCCGATTTCAAACCCGGGCTGGAGGGCGTCGTCGCCTTCGAAACCGAGATCGCCGAGCCGGACCGCGAGGGCGGCGCGCTGCGCTACCGCGGCGTCGACATTGAGGATCTGATCGGCCAGGTGTCGTTCGGCAACGTGTGGGCCCTGCTCGTCGACGGCCGGTTCGGGCCGGGTCTGCCGCCGGCGGAGCCGTTCCCGGTGCCGGTGCACTCCGGTGACATCCGCGTCGACGTGCAGTCGGCGGTCGCCATGCTCGCCCCGTACTGGGGTCTCAACCAACTGCTGGACATCTCCGACGAGCAGGCCCGCGAGGATCTGGCCCGGGTCTCGGTGACCGCGCTCTCCTTCGTCGCCCAGTCCGCCCGTGGCCTCGGGCTGCCGGCGGTGCCGCAGAAGGAGATCGACAAGGCGCAGACGATCGTCGAGCGGTTCATGAAGCGTTGGCGCGGCGAGCCCGACCCGCGACACGTGAAGGCCGTCGACGCGTACTTCATCTCGGCCGCCGAGCACGGCCTGAACGCGTCCACCTTCACCGCCCGCATCGTGGCCTCCACCGGGGCGGACGCGGCGGCCTGCATCTCCTCCGGCATCGGCGCCCTCTCCGGCCCGCTGCACGGCGGCGCCCCCTCCCGGGTGCTCAGCATGCTGGAGGCGGTGGAGCGCAGCGGGGACGCGGAGGGCTACGTCAAGGGCGTCCTCGACCGGGGTGAGCGGTTGATGGGCTTCGGCCACCGGGTCTACCGGGCCGAGGACCCGCGCGCCCGGGTGCTCCGGCGCACCGCCAAGGAGCTGGGCGCGCCGCGCTTCGAGATCGCCGAGGCGTTGGAGAAGGCCGCCCTCGCCGAGCTTCAGGCCCGCCGTCCGGACCGGGTGCTGGCCACCAACGTCGAGTTCTGGTCGGCGGTGGTGCTGGACTTCGCCGAGGTGCCGGCGCACATGTTCACCTCTATGTTCACCTGCGCCCGGATGGGCGGCTGGAGCGCGCACATCCTGGAGCAGAAGCGCCTCCAGCGGCTGGTCCGCCCGTCCGCCCGCTACGTCGGCCCGGAGACCCGCAAGCCGTCCGACGTCGAGGGCTGGGCGGCGATCCCGCACGGCGTCTGA
- the pdxH gene encoding pyridoxamine 5'-phosphate oxidase, whose translation MRNEYAADQGLTEADLADDWHTQFAGWFADAVAFGLPEPNAMVVGTADPAGRPSGRTVLLKGYDREGFVFFTNHLSRKGVEASTNPYASLVFPWFPMQRQVVVAGRITPVDRATTEAYFASRPRGSQLGAWASPQSAVVSGRAALEQRYREAAERFADQAEIPAPEHWGGLRVHPESVEFWQGRAGRLHDRLRFRRRHGGDWIVERLAP comes from the coding sequence ATGCGTAACGAGTACGCCGCGGACCAGGGCCTGACCGAAGCTGACCTGGCCGACGACTGGCACACCCAGTTCGCCGGCTGGTTCGCCGACGCGGTGGCCTTCGGGCTGCCCGAACCGAACGCCATGGTGGTGGGCACCGCCGACCCGGCCGGCCGGCCGAGTGGGCGCACGGTGCTGTTGAAGGGGTACGACAGGGAGGGCTTCGTCTTCTTCACCAACCACCTCTCCCGCAAGGGCGTCGAGGCGTCCACCAACCCGTACGCCAGCCTGGTCTTCCCGTGGTTCCCGATGCAGCGTCAGGTGGTCGTCGCCGGACGGATCACGCCGGTCGACCGCGCGACGACGGAGGCGTACTTCGCCAGTCGGCCGCGCGGCTCGCAACTGGGCGCCTGGGCCAGCCCGCAGTCGGCTGTGGTGTCGGGCCGGGCCGCGCTGGAGCAGCGGTACCGGGAGGCGGCCGAGCGGTTCGCCGACCAGGCCGAGATCCCGGCGCCGGAGCACTGGGGCGGGCTGCGGGTCCACCCCGAGTCGGTGGAGTTCTGGCAGGGGCGGGCCGGCCGGTTGCACGACCGGCTCCGTTTCCGCCGCCGGCACGGGGGCGACTGGATCGTCGAGCGGTTGGCGCCGTGA